The proteins below are encoded in one region of Girardinichthys multiradiatus isolate DD_20200921_A chromosome 19, DD_fGirMul_XY1, whole genome shotgun sequence:
- the jade1 gene encoding protein Jade-1 isoform X3 has product MFMSRGETRGKLPCVLMPELHRQKMMKRSRHPSSSDDSDNGRRKQKERKKGKKRTRVKAKQRDSISVRDRTESRNKRHVWTFEDILAGNSTCWSQHSSQHRRGSGQKPSEVFRTDLITAMKLHDSYQLNPEDYYVLADPWRQEWEKGVQVPVSPQSIPQPMTRVLAEKGKEVMFIRPKKLIRTSGSEALGYVDIRTLAEGMCRYDLNEEDVAWLQIINEEFAQMALPLLDENTMERVMEEFEHCCHENMTHAMETEEGLGIEYDEDVVCDVCQSPDGEDNNEMVFCDKCNICVHQACYGIQKVPKGSWLCRICALGILPKCQLCPKKGGAMKPTRSGTKWVHVSCALWIPEVSIGNPEKMEPITNVSHIPSNRWALICCLCKEKTGACIQCSAKNCRTAFHVTCALHANLEMNTILTEDDEVKFKSYCPKHSGIQGTEPNHHDSGDEEEKVEARDRKERVDSDQEELNSRQQEKRVNLRKLKLQEMEEEFYQFVDVEEVAKNLKLPAEVVDFVYQYWKLKRKANFNQQLLTPKKDEEESLARHEQEVLLRRLQLFTHLRQDLERVRNLTYMVTRREKLKRSLCKVQEQIFQHQVRLLDHELLNGDPSAKDLENLLTLGSLSSHGTQSGSSCSNSSLKSKRSLLKRERRKSSSDSPNVLKKDNQCNLPESKDHKTSRIKEAVATEAAGEAKVQKSEVSEEKPVIKHPKPEVIQERASIKLHKPESRKGPRREAPGPEHEVLTSHKQDPEQEERGRKRRSDVSESFTCQLKNKFSSKHLDKTVSIRLVDIRNSDSDEYLFDDGMARRSRTSQEVTPNTKFKAGMVSDSSKTNSWLRKSLDSSSHAPNGSVSGHLKGWGRFRIPKRTTLKEQEREDLEQSNSLLKPLPNTPGPAYPRTRLRTVPEAEGYSPDSKAAEGELEPCLKRCHSHELRGDSSLGRRYGSDIIRRGVLAS; this is encoded by the exons GACGTAAACAAAAAGAGAGGAAGAAGGGCAAGAAACGGACAAGGGTAAAAGCAAAGCAAAGGGACAGCATCAGTGTGAGAGACAGGACAGAGAGTAGAAACAAGAGGCATGTTTGGACCTTTGAAGACATCCTGGCAG GTAATTCAACCTGCTGGTCTCAGCATTCATCACAGCACCGGAGGGGAAGCGGGCAGAAACCCTCTGAG gtttttaggACAGACTTGATCACAGCTATGAAACTGCACGACTCGTATCAACTGAATCCTGAGGATTACTACGTCCTGGCTGATCCATGGAGGCAGGAGTGGGAGAAAGGTGTCCAGGTCCCTGTAAGCCCCCAGTCCATTCCTCAGCCCATGACCAG GGTattagcagaaaaaggaaaggaGGTCATGTTCATCAGACCTAAGAAGCTGATCCGGACATCAGGCTCAGAGGCGCTGGGCTATGTGGACATCCGAACACTGGCAGAGGGGATGTGCCGCTATGACCTGAACGAAGAAGACGTGGCTTGGCTGCAGATCATAAACGAGGAATTTGCACAGATGG CTCTGCCGCTGCTAGATGAGAACACAATGGAACGAGTTATGGAGGAGTTTGAACACTGCTGTCACGAAAACATGACGCACGCTATGGAGACGGAGGAGGGGCTGGGCATCGAGTACGACGAGGACGTGGTGTGTGACGTTTGTCAGTCGCCAGATGGAGAGGACAACAATGAGATGGTGTTCTGCGATAAGTGTAACATCTGTGTTCATCAG GCGTGTTACGGCATCCAGAAAGTCCCTAAAGGCAGCTGGCTGTGTAGGATCTGTGCACTTGGCATCCTCCCAAAGTGCCAGTTATGTCCTAAGAAGGGCGGAGCCATGAAGCCAACCAGAAGTGGAACCAAGTGGGTTCATGTCAGCTGTGCCTTGTGGATCCCAGAG GTGAGCATTGGGAATCCAGAGAAGATGGAGCCGATCACCAATGTGTCCCACATTCCCAGCAATAGATGGGCTCTGATCTGCTGTCTGTGTAAGGAGAAGACAGGAGCCTGCATACAG TGCTCTGCAAAAAACTGCAGGACTGCCTTCCATGTGACCTGTGCTCTCCATGCCAACCTGGAAATGAACACCATCCTTACTGAGGACGACGAGGTCAAGTTCAAATCGTACTGCCCCAAACACTCTGGGATCCAAGGTACCGAACCTAACCACCACGACTCGGGGGACGAGGAGGAGAAGGTGGAGGCGAGAGATCGGAAAGAGAGGGTGGACAGCGATCAGGAGGAGCTGAACAGCCGCCAGCAGGAGAAGAGGGTCAACCTTCGCAAGCTGAAGCTGCAGGAGATGGAAGAAGAGTTCTACCAGTTTGTGGATGTAGAGGAGGTGGCCAAAAACCTGAAGCTTCCAGCGGAGGTAGTCGACTTCGTCTACCAGTACTGGAAGCTGAAACGCAAAGCCAACTTTAACCAGCAGCTCCTCACTCCGAAGAAAGACGAAGAGGAGAGCCTGGCTCGCCATGAGCAGGAGGTGCTGCTGCGCCGCCTGCAGCTCTTCACCCACCTTAGACAGGACCTGGAGAGG GTCCGTAACCTGACCTACATGGTGACCCGGAGAGAGAAGCTGAAGCGCTCGTTGTGTAAAGTCCAGGAACAGATTTTCCAGCACCAGGTCCGACTGCTTGACCACGAGCTGCTCAACG GTGATCCCTCTGCAAAGGACCTAGAGAACCTGTTGACCCTGGGTTCTTTATCCTCTCATGGTACCCAGTCTGGCTCCTCCTGCAGTAACTCCAGTCTAAAGAGCAAACGAAGCTTGCTGAAGCGGGAAAGGAGGAAAAGCTCGTCAGACTCACCAAATGTTCTCAAGAAGGACAATCAGTGCAACCTGCCGGAGAGTAAGGATCACAAAACCTCCCGAATCAAAGAGGCTGTGGCCACAGAGGCTGCAGGAGAAGCCAAAGTCCAGAAGTCTGAGGTCAGCGAGGAGAAGCCTGTCATAAAGCACCCGAAGCCCGAGGTTATCCAGGAACGGGCCTCCATCAAGTTGCACAAGCCTGAGAGCAGGAAGGGCCCCAGAAGAGAGGCTCCAGGACCGGAACATGAAGTGCTGACAAGCCACAAACAAGACCCAGAGCAAGAGGAGcgagggaggaagaggaggagtgaTGTGTCGGAGAGCTTCACCTGCCAGCTGAAGAACAAGTTCAGCTCCAAACATCTGGATAAAACCGTGTCTATCAGGCTGGTTGACATCAGGAACTCTGACTCCGACGAGTATTTATTTGATGATGGGATGGCCAGGAGGAGCCGCACTTCACAGGAGGTGACTCCCAACACTAAGTTTAAGGCGGGCATGGTTTCAGACTCCTCCAAAACCAACAGCTGGCTCAGAAAATCCTTGGACAGCAGTTCCCACGCCCCTAACGGATCTGTGTCCGGACATCTGAAAGGCTGGGGGAGGTTCCGAATCCCAAAGAGGACCACGTTAAAGGAGCAGGAGCGGGAGGATCTGGAGCAAAGCAACTCCCTGCTCAAACCGCTCCCCAACACGCCAGGCCCAGCGTACCCCAGAACGCGGCTCCGCACGGTACCGGAGGCCGAGGGCTACAGCCCTGACTCGAAAGCAGCTGAAGGTGAGCTGGAGCCCTGCCTCAAGCGGTGCCACTCCCACGAGCTGAGGGGCGACTCCTCTCTGGGGCGCCGCTACGGCTCTGACATTATCCGCCGAGGCGTGCTGGCCTCCTGA
- the jade1 gene encoding protein Jade-1 isoform X7, with amino-acid sequence MLYVCLHVLMPELHRQKMMKRSRHPSSSDDSDNGSNSTCWSQHSSQHRRGSGQKPSEVFRTDLITAMKLHDSYQLNPEDYYVLADPWRQEWEKGVQVPVSPQSIPQPMTRVLAEKGKEVMFIRPKKLIRTSGSEALGYVDIRTLAEGMCRYDLNEEDVAWLQIINEEFAQMALPLLDENTMERVMEEFEHCCHENMTHAMETEEGLGIEYDEDVVCDVCQSPDGEDNNEMVFCDKCNICVHQACYGIQKVPKGSWLCRICALGILPKCQLCPKKGGAMKPTRSGTKWVHVSCALWIPEVSIGNPEKMEPITNVSHIPSNRWALICCLCKEKTGACIQCSAKNCRTAFHVTCALHANLEMNTILTEDDEVKFKSYCPKHSGIQGTEPNHHDSGDEEEKVEARDRKERVDSDQEELNSRQQEKRVNLRKLKLQEMEEEFYQFVDVEEVAKNLKLPAEVVDFVYQYWKLKRKANFNQQLLTPKKDEEESLARHEQEVLLRRLQLFTHLRQDLERVRNLTYMVTRREKLKRSLCKVQEQIFQHQVRLLDHELLNGDPSAKDLENLLTLGSLSSHGTQSGSSCSNSSLKSKRSLLKRERRKSSSDSPNVLKKDNQCNLPESKDHKTSRIKEAVATEAAGEAKVQKSEVSEEKPVIKHPKPEVIQERASIKLHKPESRKGPRREAPGPEHEVLTSHKQDPEQEERGRKRRSDVSESFTCQLKNKFSSKHLDKTVSIRLVDIRNSDSDEYLFDDGMARRSRTSQEVTPNTKFKAGMVSDSSKTNSWLRKSLDSSSHAPNGSVSGHLKGWGRFRIPKRTTLKEQEREDLEQSNSLLKPLPNTPGPAYPRTRLRTVPEAEGYSPDSKAAEGELEPCLKRCHSHELRGDSSLGRRYGSDIIRRGVLAS; translated from the exons GTAATTCAACCTGCTGGTCTCAGCATTCATCACAGCACCGGAGGGGAAGCGGGCAGAAACCCTCTGAG gtttttaggACAGACTTGATCACAGCTATGAAACTGCACGACTCGTATCAACTGAATCCTGAGGATTACTACGTCCTGGCTGATCCATGGAGGCAGGAGTGGGAGAAAGGTGTCCAGGTCCCTGTAAGCCCCCAGTCCATTCCTCAGCCCATGACCAG GGTattagcagaaaaaggaaaggaGGTCATGTTCATCAGACCTAAGAAGCTGATCCGGACATCAGGCTCAGAGGCGCTGGGCTATGTGGACATCCGAACACTGGCAGAGGGGATGTGCCGCTATGACCTGAACGAAGAAGACGTGGCTTGGCTGCAGATCATAAACGAGGAATTTGCACAGATGG CTCTGCCGCTGCTAGATGAGAACACAATGGAACGAGTTATGGAGGAGTTTGAACACTGCTGTCACGAAAACATGACGCACGCTATGGAGACGGAGGAGGGGCTGGGCATCGAGTACGACGAGGACGTGGTGTGTGACGTTTGTCAGTCGCCAGATGGAGAGGACAACAATGAGATGGTGTTCTGCGATAAGTGTAACATCTGTGTTCATCAG GCGTGTTACGGCATCCAGAAAGTCCCTAAAGGCAGCTGGCTGTGTAGGATCTGTGCACTTGGCATCCTCCCAAAGTGCCAGTTATGTCCTAAGAAGGGCGGAGCCATGAAGCCAACCAGAAGTGGAACCAAGTGGGTTCATGTCAGCTGTGCCTTGTGGATCCCAGAG GTGAGCATTGGGAATCCAGAGAAGATGGAGCCGATCACCAATGTGTCCCACATTCCCAGCAATAGATGGGCTCTGATCTGCTGTCTGTGTAAGGAGAAGACAGGAGCCTGCATACAG TGCTCTGCAAAAAACTGCAGGACTGCCTTCCATGTGACCTGTGCTCTCCATGCCAACCTGGAAATGAACACCATCCTTACTGAGGACGACGAGGTCAAGTTCAAATCGTACTGCCCCAAACACTCTGGGATCCAAGGTACCGAACCTAACCACCACGACTCGGGGGACGAGGAGGAGAAGGTGGAGGCGAGAGATCGGAAAGAGAGGGTGGACAGCGATCAGGAGGAGCTGAACAGCCGCCAGCAGGAGAAGAGGGTCAACCTTCGCAAGCTGAAGCTGCAGGAGATGGAAGAAGAGTTCTACCAGTTTGTGGATGTAGAGGAGGTGGCCAAAAACCTGAAGCTTCCAGCGGAGGTAGTCGACTTCGTCTACCAGTACTGGAAGCTGAAACGCAAAGCCAACTTTAACCAGCAGCTCCTCACTCCGAAGAAAGACGAAGAGGAGAGCCTGGCTCGCCATGAGCAGGAGGTGCTGCTGCGCCGCCTGCAGCTCTTCACCCACCTTAGACAGGACCTGGAGAGG GTCCGTAACCTGACCTACATGGTGACCCGGAGAGAGAAGCTGAAGCGCTCGTTGTGTAAAGTCCAGGAACAGATTTTCCAGCACCAGGTCCGACTGCTTGACCACGAGCTGCTCAACG GTGATCCCTCTGCAAAGGACCTAGAGAACCTGTTGACCCTGGGTTCTTTATCCTCTCATGGTACCCAGTCTGGCTCCTCCTGCAGTAACTCCAGTCTAAAGAGCAAACGAAGCTTGCTGAAGCGGGAAAGGAGGAAAAGCTCGTCAGACTCACCAAATGTTCTCAAGAAGGACAATCAGTGCAACCTGCCGGAGAGTAAGGATCACAAAACCTCCCGAATCAAAGAGGCTGTGGCCACAGAGGCTGCAGGAGAAGCCAAAGTCCAGAAGTCTGAGGTCAGCGAGGAGAAGCCTGTCATAAAGCACCCGAAGCCCGAGGTTATCCAGGAACGGGCCTCCATCAAGTTGCACAAGCCTGAGAGCAGGAAGGGCCCCAGAAGAGAGGCTCCAGGACCGGAACATGAAGTGCTGACAAGCCACAAACAAGACCCAGAGCAAGAGGAGcgagggaggaagaggaggagtgaTGTGTCGGAGAGCTTCACCTGCCAGCTGAAGAACAAGTTCAGCTCCAAACATCTGGATAAAACCGTGTCTATCAGGCTGGTTGACATCAGGAACTCTGACTCCGACGAGTATTTATTTGATGATGGGATGGCCAGGAGGAGCCGCACTTCACAGGAGGTGACTCCCAACACTAAGTTTAAGGCGGGCATGGTTTCAGACTCCTCCAAAACCAACAGCTGGCTCAGAAAATCCTTGGACAGCAGTTCCCACGCCCCTAACGGATCTGTGTCCGGACATCTGAAAGGCTGGGGGAGGTTCCGAATCCCAAAGAGGACCACGTTAAAGGAGCAGGAGCGGGAGGATCTGGAGCAAAGCAACTCCCTGCTCAAACCGCTCCCCAACACGCCAGGCCCAGCGTACCCCAGAACGCGGCTCCGCACGGTACCGGAGGCCGAGGGCTACAGCCCTGACTCGAAAGCAGCTGAAGGTGAGCTGGAGCCCTGCCTCAAGCGGTGCCACTCCCACGAGCTGAGGGGCGACTCCTCTCTGGGGCGCCGCTACGGCTCTGACATTATCCGCCGAGGCGTGCTGGCCTCCTGA
- the jade1 gene encoding protein Jade-1 isoform X6 — translation MFMSRGETRGKLPCVLMPELHRQKMMKRSRHPSSSDDSDNGSNSTCWSQHSSQHRRGSGQKPSEVFRTDLITAMKLHDSYQLNPEDYYVLADPWRQEWEKGVQVPVSPQSIPQPMTRVLAEKGKEVMFIRPKKLIRTSGSEALGYVDIRTLAEGMCRYDLNEEDVAWLQIINEEFAQMALPLLDENTMERVMEEFEHCCHENMTHAMETEEGLGIEYDEDVVCDVCQSPDGEDNNEMVFCDKCNICVHQACYGIQKVPKGSWLCRICALGILPKCQLCPKKGGAMKPTRSGTKWVHVSCALWIPEVSIGNPEKMEPITNVSHIPSNRWALICCLCKEKTGACIQCSAKNCRTAFHVTCALHANLEMNTILTEDDEVKFKSYCPKHSGIQGTEPNHHDSGDEEEKVEARDRKERVDSDQEELNSRQQEKRVNLRKLKLQEMEEEFYQFVDVEEVAKNLKLPAEVVDFVYQYWKLKRKANFNQQLLTPKKDEEESLARHEQEVLLRRLQLFTHLRQDLERVRNLTYMVTRREKLKRSLCKVQEQIFQHQVRLLDHELLNGDPSAKDLENLLTLGSLSSHGTQSGSSCSNSSLKSKRSLLKRERRKSSSDSPNVLKKDNQCNLPESKDHKTSRIKEAVATEAAGEAKVQKSEVSEEKPVIKHPKPEVIQERASIKLHKPESRKGPRREAPGPEHEVLTSHKQDPEQEERGRKRRSDVSESFTCQLKNKFSSKHLDKTVSIRLVDIRNSDSDEYLFDDGMARRSRTSQEVTPNTKFKAGMVSDSSKTNSWLRKSLDSSSHAPNGSVSGHLKGWGRFRIPKRTTLKEQEREDLEQSNSLLKPLPNTPGPAYPRTRLRTVPEAEGYSPDSKAAEGELEPCLKRCHSHELRGDSSLGRRYGSDIIRRGVLAS, via the exons GTAATTCAACCTGCTGGTCTCAGCATTCATCACAGCACCGGAGGGGAAGCGGGCAGAAACCCTCTGAG gtttttaggACAGACTTGATCACAGCTATGAAACTGCACGACTCGTATCAACTGAATCCTGAGGATTACTACGTCCTGGCTGATCCATGGAGGCAGGAGTGGGAGAAAGGTGTCCAGGTCCCTGTAAGCCCCCAGTCCATTCCTCAGCCCATGACCAG GGTattagcagaaaaaggaaaggaGGTCATGTTCATCAGACCTAAGAAGCTGATCCGGACATCAGGCTCAGAGGCGCTGGGCTATGTGGACATCCGAACACTGGCAGAGGGGATGTGCCGCTATGACCTGAACGAAGAAGACGTGGCTTGGCTGCAGATCATAAACGAGGAATTTGCACAGATGG CTCTGCCGCTGCTAGATGAGAACACAATGGAACGAGTTATGGAGGAGTTTGAACACTGCTGTCACGAAAACATGACGCACGCTATGGAGACGGAGGAGGGGCTGGGCATCGAGTACGACGAGGACGTGGTGTGTGACGTTTGTCAGTCGCCAGATGGAGAGGACAACAATGAGATGGTGTTCTGCGATAAGTGTAACATCTGTGTTCATCAG GCGTGTTACGGCATCCAGAAAGTCCCTAAAGGCAGCTGGCTGTGTAGGATCTGTGCACTTGGCATCCTCCCAAAGTGCCAGTTATGTCCTAAGAAGGGCGGAGCCATGAAGCCAACCAGAAGTGGAACCAAGTGGGTTCATGTCAGCTGTGCCTTGTGGATCCCAGAG GTGAGCATTGGGAATCCAGAGAAGATGGAGCCGATCACCAATGTGTCCCACATTCCCAGCAATAGATGGGCTCTGATCTGCTGTCTGTGTAAGGAGAAGACAGGAGCCTGCATACAG TGCTCTGCAAAAAACTGCAGGACTGCCTTCCATGTGACCTGTGCTCTCCATGCCAACCTGGAAATGAACACCATCCTTACTGAGGACGACGAGGTCAAGTTCAAATCGTACTGCCCCAAACACTCTGGGATCCAAGGTACCGAACCTAACCACCACGACTCGGGGGACGAGGAGGAGAAGGTGGAGGCGAGAGATCGGAAAGAGAGGGTGGACAGCGATCAGGAGGAGCTGAACAGCCGCCAGCAGGAGAAGAGGGTCAACCTTCGCAAGCTGAAGCTGCAGGAGATGGAAGAAGAGTTCTACCAGTTTGTGGATGTAGAGGAGGTGGCCAAAAACCTGAAGCTTCCAGCGGAGGTAGTCGACTTCGTCTACCAGTACTGGAAGCTGAAACGCAAAGCCAACTTTAACCAGCAGCTCCTCACTCCGAAGAAAGACGAAGAGGAGAGCCTGGCTCGCCATGAGCAGGAGGTGCTGCTGCGCCGCCTGCAGCTCTTCACCCACCTTAGACAGGACCTGGAGAGG GTCCGTAACCTGACCTACATGGTGACCCGGAGAGAGAAGCTGAAGCGCTCGTTGTGTAAAGTCCAGGAACAGATTTTCCAGCACCAGGTCCGACTGCTTGACCACGAGCTGCTCAACG GTGATCCCTCTGCAAAGGACCTAGAGAACCTGTTGACCCTGGGTTCTTTATCCTCTCATGGTACCCAGTCTGGCTCCTCCTGCAGTAACTCCAGTCTAAAGAGCAAACGAAGCTTGCTGAAGCGGGAAAGGAGGAAAAGCTCGTCAGACTCACCAAATGTTCTCAAGAAGGACAATCAGTGCAACCTGCCGGAGAGTAAGGATCACAAAACCTCCCGAATCAAAGAGGCTGTGGCCACAGAGGCTGCAGGAGAAGCCAAAGTCCAGAAGTCTGAGGTCAGCGAGGAGAAGCCTGTCATAAAGCACCCGAAGCCCGAGGTTATCCAGGAACGGGCCTCCATCAAGTTGCACAAGCCTGAGAGCAGGAAGGGCCCCAGAAGAGAGGCTCCAGGACCGGAACATGAAGTGCTGACAAGCCACAAACAAGACCCAGAGCAAGAGGAGcgagggaggaagaggaggagtgaTGTGTCGGAGAGCTTCACCTGCCAGCTGAAGAACAAGTTCAGCTCCAAACATCTGGATAAAACCGTGTCTATCAGGCTGGTTGACATCAGGAACTCTGACTCCGACGAGTATTTATTTGATGATGGGATGGCCAGGAGGAGCCGCACTTCACAGGAGGTGACTCCCAACACTAAGTTTAAGGCGGGCATGGTTTCAGACTCCTCCAAAACCAACAGCTGGCTCAGAAAATCCTTGGACAGCAGTTCCCACGCCCCTAACGGATCTGTGTCCGGACATCTGAAAGGCTGGGGGAGGTTCCGAATCCCAAAGAGGACCACGTTAAAGGAGCAGGAGCGGGAGGATCTGGAGCAAAGCAACTCCCTGCTCAAACCGCTCCCCAACACGCCAGGCCCAGCGTACCCCAGAACGCGGCTCCGCACGGTACCGGAGGCCGAGGGCTACAGCCCTGACTCGAAAGCAGCTGAAGGTGAGCTGGAGCCCTGCCTCAAGCGGTGCCACTCCCACGAGCTGAGGGGCGACTCCTCTCTGGGGCGCCGCTACGGCTCTGACATTATCCGCCGAGGCGTGCTGGCCTCCTGA
- the jade1 gene encoding protein Jade-1 isoform X1: MRSCSPCLVTSSPGAVALCLCMWNAGQAELTAKAALHIKLKNRLASLGRALVLMPELHRQKMMKRSRHPSSSDDSDNGRRKQKERKKGKKRTRVKAKQRDSISVRDRTESRNKRHVWTFEDILAGNSTCWSQHSSQHRRGSGQKPSEVFRTDLITAMKLHDSYQLNPEDYYVLADPWRQEWEKGVQVPVSPQSIPQPMTRVLAEKGKEVMFIRPKKLIRTSGSEALGYVDIRTLAEGMCRYDLNEEDVAWLQIINEEFAQMALPLLDENTMERVMEEFEHCCHENMTHAMETEEGLGIEYDEDVVCDVCQSPDGEDNNEMVFCDKCNICVHQACYGIQKVPKGSWLCRICALGILPKCQLCPKKGGAMKPTRSGTKWVHVSCALWIPEVSIGNPEKMEPITNVSHIPSNRWALICCLCKEKTGACIQCSAKNCRTAFHVTCALHANLEMNTILTEDDEVKFKSYCPKHSGIQGTEPNHHDSGDEEEKVEARDRKERVDSDQEELNSRQQEKRVNLRKLKLQEMEEEFYQFVDVEEVAKNLKLPAEVVDFVYQYWKLKRKANFNQQLLTPKKDEEESLARHEQEVLLRRLQLFTHLRQDLERVRNLTYMVTRREKLKRSLCKVQEQIFQHQVRLLDHELLNGDPSAKDLENLLTLGSLSSHGTQSGSSCSNSSLKSKRSLLKRERRKSSSDSPNVLKKDNQCNLPESKDHKTSRIKEAVATEAAGEAKVQKSEVSEEKPVIKHPKPEVIQERASIKLHKPESRKGPRREAPGPEHEVLTSHKQDPEQEERGRKRRSDVSESFTCQLKNKFSSKHLDKTVSIRLVDIRNSDSDEYLFDDGMARRSRTSQEVTPNTKFKAGMVSDSSKTNSWLRKSLDSSSHAPNGSVSGHLKGWGRFRIPKRTTLKEQEREDLEQSNSLLKPLPNTPGPAYPRTRLRTVPEAEGYSPDSKAAEGELEPCLKRCHSHELRGDSSLGRRYGSDIIRRGVLAS, from the exons GACGTAAACAAAAAGAGAGGAAGAAGGGCAAGAAACGGACAAGGGTAAAAGCAAAGCAAAGGGACAGCATCAGTGTGAGAGACAGGACAGAGAGTAGAAACAAGAGGCATGTTTGGACCTTTGAAGACATCCTGGCAG GTAATTCAACCTGCTGGTCTCAGCATTCATCACAGCACCGGAGGGGAAGCGGGCAGAAACCCTCTGAG gtttttaggACAGACTTGATCACAGCTATGAAACTGCACGACTCGTATCAACTGAATCCTGAGGATTACTACGTCCTGGCTGATCCATGGAGGCAGGAGTGGGAGAAAGGTGTCCAGGTCCCTGTAAGCCCCCAGTCCATTCCTCAGCCCATGACCAG GGTattagcagaaaaaggaaaggaGGTCATGTTCATCAGACCTAAGAAGCTGATCCGGACATCAGGCTCAGAGGCGCTGGGCTATGTGGACATCCGAACACTGGCAGAGGGGATGTGCCGCTATGACCTGAACGAAGAAGACGTGGCTTGGCTGCAGATCATAAACGAGGAATTTGCACAGATGG CTCTGCCGCTGCTAGATGAGAACACAATGGAACGAGTTATGGAGGAGTTTGAACACTGCTGTCACGAAAACATGACGCACGCTATGGAGACGGAGGAGGGGCTGGGCATCGAGTACGACGAGGACGTGGTGTGTGACGTTTGTCAGTCGCCAGATGGAGAGGACAACAATGAGATGGTGTTCTGCGATAAGTGTAACATCTGTGTTCATCAG GCGTGTTACGGCATCCAGAAAGTCCCTAAAGGCAGCTGGCTGTGTAGGATCTGTGCACTTGGCATCCTCCCAAAGTGCCAGTTATGTCCTAAGAAGGGCGGAGCCATGAAGCCAACCAGAAGTGGAACCAAGTGGGTTCATGTCAGCTGTGCCTTGTGGATCCCAGAG GTGAGCATTGGGAATCCAGAGAAGATGGAGCCGATCACCAATGTGTCCCACATTCCCAGCAATAGATGGGCTCTGATCTGCTGTCTGTGTAAGGAGAAGACAGGAGCCTGCATACAG TGCTCTGCAAAAAACTGCAGGACTGCCTTCCATGTGACCTGTGCTCTCCATGCCAACCTGGAAATGAACACCATCCTTACTGAGGACGACGAGGTCAAGTTCAAATCGTACTGCCCCAAACACTCTGGGATCCAAGGTACCGAACCTAACCACCACGACTCGGGGGACGAGGAGGAGAAGGTGGAGGCGAGAGATCGGAAAGAGAGGGTGGACAGCGATCAGGAGGAGCTGAACAGCCGCCAGCAGGAGAAGAGGGTCAACCTTCGCAAGCTGAAGCTGCAGGAGATGGAAGAAGAGTTCTACCAGTTTGTGGATGTAGAGGAGGTGGCCAAAAACCTGAAGCTTCCAGCGGAGGTAGTCGACTTCGTCTACCAGTACTGGAAGCTGAAACGCAAAGCCAACTTTAACCAGCAGCTCCTCACTCCGAAGAAAGACGAAGAGGAGAGCCTGGCTCGCCATGAGCAGGAGGTGCTGCTGCGCCGCCTGCAGCTCTTCACCCACCTTAGACAGGACCTGGAGAGG GTCCGTAACCTGACCTACATGGTGACCCGGAGAGAGAAGCTGAAGCGCTCGTTGTGTAAAGTCCAGGAACAGATTTTCCAGCACCAGGTCCGACTGCTTGACCACGAGCTGCTCAACG GTGATCCCTCTGCAAAGGACCTAGAGAACCTGTTGACCCTGGGTTCTTTATCCTCTCATGGTACCCAGTCTGGCTCCTCCTGCAGTAACTCCAGTCTAAAGAGCAAACGAAGCTTGCTGAAGCGGGAAAGGAGGAAAAGCTCGTCAGACTCACCAAATGTTCTCAAGAAGGACAATCAGTGCAACCTGCCGGAGAGTAAGGATCACAAAACCTCCCGAATCAAAGAGGCTGTGGCCACAGAGGCTGCAGGAGAAGCCAAAGTCCAGAAGTCTGAGGTCAGCGAGGAGAAGCCTGTCATAAAGCACCCGAAGCCCGAGGTTATCCAGGAACGGGCCTCCATCAAGTTGCACAAGCCTGAGAGCAGGAAGGGCCCCAGAAGAGAGGCTCCAGGACCGGAACATGAAGTGCTGACAAGCCACAAACAAGACCCAGAGCAAGAGGAGcgagggaggaagaggaggagtgaTGTGTCGGAGAGCTTCACCTGCCAGCTGAAGAACAAGTTCAGCTCCAAACATCTGGATAAAACCGTGTCTATCAGGCTGGTTGACATCAGGAACTCTGACTCCGACGAGTATTTATTTGATGATGGGATGGCCAGGAGGAGCCGCACTTCACAGGAGGTGACTCCCAACACTAAGTTTAAGGCGGGCATGGTTTCAGACTCCTCCAAAACCAACAGCTGGCTCAGAAAATCCTTGGACAGCAGTTCCCACGCCCCTAACGGATCTGTGTCCGGACATCTGAAAGGCTGGGGGAGGTTCCGAATCCCAAAGAGGACCACGTTAAAGGAGCAGGAGCGGGAGGATCTGGAGCAAAGCAACTCCCTGCTCAAACCGCTCCCCAACACGCCAGGCCCAGCGTACCCCAGAACGCGGCTCCGCACGGTACCGGAGGCCGAGGGCTACAGCCCTGACTCGAAAGCAGCTGAAGGTGAGCTGGAGCCCTGCCTCAAGCGGTGCCACTCCCACGAGCTGAGGGGCGACTCCTCTCTGGGGCGCCGCTACGGCTCTGACATTATCCGCCGAGGCGTGCTGGCCTCCTGA